In one window of Microbacterium natoriense DNA:
- the gatA gene encoding Asp-tRNA(Asn)/Glu-tRNA(Gln) amidotransferase subunit GatA, with translation MSDIIRLTAAELADKLASREVSSVEATQAHLDRIAAVDGDIHAFLHVNEGALAAAADVDARRAAGEQLGPIAGVPLAIKDVLVTTDQPTTSGSRILEGYRSPYDATVVARSRAAGLIPLGKTNMDEFAMGSSTEHSAYGPTRNPWDLDRIPGGSGGGSAAAVAAFEAPLALGSDTGGSIRQPAHVTGTVGVKPTYGGVSRYGAIALASSLDQVGPVTRTVLDSGLLHDVIGGHDPQDSTSLTDAWPSFADAAREGARGDVLKGLKVGVIRELPDSGFQPGVAASFRASLALLEAHGAELVEIGAPHFEYGVAAYYLILPAEASSNLAKFDSVRFGLRITPDGSPTVEDVMSATRDAGFGDEVKRRIILGTYALSAGYYDAYYGSAQKVRTLIQQDFAAAFADVDVIATPTAPTTAFKLGEQLDDPLQMYLNDFTTIPANLAGVPGISIPSGLSEDDGLPVGIQFLAPAREDARLYRVGAALEALLLDSWGAPLLTRAPQLNGGNR, from the coding sequence GTGAGCGACATCATCCGTCTGACCGCGGCCGAGCTCGCCGACAAGCTGGCCTCCCGCGAGGTCTCCAGCGTCGAGGCCACGCAGGCGCATCTCGACCGCATCGCCGCCGTGGACGGCGACATCCACGCCTTCCTGCACGTCAACGAGGGCGCTCTCGCGGCGGCCGCCGATGTCGACGCCCGCCGCGCCGCGGGTGAGCAGCTCGGTCCGATCGCCGGCGTTCCGCTCGCGATCAAGGACGTCCTGGTCACAACCGACCAGCCGACCACGAGCGGCTCACGGATCCTCGAGGGATACCGATCGCCCTACGATGCGACCGTCGTCGCCCGCTCTCGCGCCGCGGGTCTCATCCCGCTCGGGAAGACGAACATGGACGAGTTCGCGATGGGCTCTTCCACTGAGCACTCCGCTTACGGTCCGACCCGCAACCCGTGGGATCTCGACCGCATCCCGGGCGGCTCGGGCGGCGGCTCGGCCGCTGCTGTCGCCGCGTTCGAGGCGCCTCTCGCCCTCGGCTCGGACACGGGCGGATCGATCCGTCAGCCGGCGCACGTCACCGGCACCGTCGGCGTGAAGCCGACATACGGCGGCGTGAGCCGCTACGGCGCGATCGCTCTGGCGTCGAGTCTCGATCAGGTCGGTCCCGTCACACGTACGGTGCTCGACTCGGGTCTGCTGCACGATGTGATCGGCGGGCACGATCCGCAGGACTCCACGTCGCTGACCGACGCCTGGCCGTCGTTCGCCGATGCCGCCCGTGAGGGCGCGCGCGGAGATGTGCTGAAGGGGCTGAAGGTCGGCGTGATCCGCGAGCTCCCCGACAGCGGGTTCCAGCCCGGTGTCGCGGCGTCCTTCCGCGCGTCACTGGCTCTGCTCGAAGCACACGGCGCTGAGCTCGTCGAGATCGGAGCCCCGCACTTCGAGTACGGCGTCGCGGCCTACTACCTGATCCTTCCCGCCGAGGCGTCCAGCAATCTGGCGAAGTTCGACTCTGTGCGCTTCGGACTGCGCATCACGCCCGACGGCAGCCCCACCGTCGAGGACGTCATGTCCGCCACGCGCGACGCGGGCTTCGGCGACGAGGTCAAGCGCCGCATCATCCTCGGCACCTACGCCCTGTCGGCCGGCTACTACGACGCCTACTACGGCAGTGCGCAGAAGGTCCGCACGCTGATCCAGCAGGACTTCGCCGCCGCCTTCGCCGACGTCGACGTGATCGCGACGCCGACCGCTCCCACCACCGCGTTCAAGCTGGGGGAACAGCTGGACGACCCGCTGCAGATGTACCTGAACGATTTCACCACGATCCCGGCGAACCTCGCGGGTGTGCCCGGCATCTCGATCCCGAGCGGACTCTCCGAAGACGACGGGCTGCCCGTCGGCATCCAGTTCCTCGCCCCCGCCCGTGAGGACGCACGTCTGTACCGCGTCGGCGCGGCCCTCGAGGCTCTGCTCCTCGACTCGTGGGGAGCCCCGCTCCTCACCCGAGCACCCCAGCTGAACGGAGGGAACCGCTGA
- a CDS encoding DEAD/DEAH box helicase: MTEEDAVPTDAPETPGFEELGITGPVLKAIKDLGYETPSPIQAATIPTLLAGRDVVGMAQTGTGKTAAFALPVLERLDIAQKTPQALVLAPTRELALQVCEAFESYASKMKGVHVLPVYGGQGYGVQLSALRRGVHVVVGTPGRIMDHLAKGTLDLSELQYLVLDEADEMLKMGFAEDVEQILAQTPAEKQVALFSATMPPQIRRLAQKYLRDPEEISIKSKTATGTNITQRYLVVSYAQKVDALTRILEVENFDGMIVFVRTKNETETLAEKLRARGYSAAAINGDVPQVQRERSVNQLKDGKLDILVATDVAARGLDVERISHVINFDIPTDTESYVHRIGRTGRAGRKGDAISFITPRERYLLKSIERATRQEPTQMQLPSMEDVNSTRLARFDDAITTALSETGRIEAFRDIIAHYVRNNDVPESDVAAALAVVAQGDTPLLLDPSNDALSRAVEADNRPQRERAPRSDREPRTERRGRGDYTAYRIEVGRRHRVEPRQIVGALANEGGLGRDDFGVINIRPDFSTVELPSNMDASVLEKLRDTRISGRLIEIKPDRGPRGGARRDGDRFERRDRPSYGDRDDRPAREDREDKPFRKPRRKD; encoded by the coding sequence GTGACTGAAGAAGACGCTGTGCCCACTGACGCCCCCGAGACCCCCGGATTCGAGGAGCTCGGCATCACCGGGCCCGTCCTCAAAGCCATCAAAGACCTCGGCTACGAGACCCCCTCGCCCATCCAGGCCGCCACGATCCCCACCCTGCTGGCCGGGCGCGACGTCGTCGGCATGGCGCAGACCGGAACCGGGAAGACGGCCGCGTTCGCGCTGCCCGTGCTCGAGCGACTGGACATCGCGCAGAAGACCCCGCAGGCGCTCGTGCTCGCCCCGACCCGCGAGCTCGCGCTGCAGGTCTGCGAGGCGTTCGAATCGTACGCCTCGAAGATGAAGGGCGTGCACGTGCTGCCCGTCTACGGCGGCCAGGGCTACGGTGTCCAGCTCTCCGCGCTGCGCCGCGGCGTGCACGTGGTCGTCGGCACCCCCGGTCGCATCATGGACCACCTCGCGAAGGGCACGCTCGACCTCTCCGAGCTGCAGTACCTCGTGCTCGACGAAGCCGACGAGATGCTGAAGATGGGCTTCGCCGAGGACGTCGAGCAGATCCTGGCCCAGACGCCCGCGGAGAAGCAGGTCGCCCTGTTCTCCGCCACCATGCCTCCGCAGATCCGCCGTCTCGCGCAGAAGTACCTGCGCGATCCGGAAGAGATCAGCATCAAGTCCAAGACCGCGACCGGAACGAACATCACGCAGCGCTACCTGGTCGTGTCGTACGCGCAGAAGGTCGACGCCTTGACGCGCATCCTCGAGGTGGAGAACTTCGACGGCATGATCGTCTTCGTCCGCACGAAGAACGAGACCGAGACGCTCGCCGAGAAGCTGCGCGCCCGTGGCTACTCCGCCGCCGCCATCAACGGCGACGTGCCGCAGGTTCAGCGCGAGCGCAGCGTCAACCAGCTCAAGGACGGCAAGCTCGACATCCTCGTCGCCACCGACGTCGCCGCCCGCGGCCTCGACGTGGAGCGGATCAGCCACGTCATCAACTTCGACATCCCCACCGACACCGAGTCGTACGTGCACCGCATCGGCCGCACGGGCCGGGCCGGACGCAAGGGCGATGCGATCAGCTTCATCACCCCGCGCGAGCGCTACCTGCTGAAGTCGATCGAGCGCGCGACCCGCCAGGAGCCGACGCAGATGCAGTTGCCGAGCATGGAGGACGTGAACAGCACGCGCCTCGCGCGCTTCGACGACGCGATCACGACGGCACTGTCGGAGACCGGCCGCATCGAGGCCTTCCGCGACATCATCGCCCACTACGTGCGCAACAACGACGTGCCCGAGTCCGATGTGGCCGCAGCCCTCGCCGTGGTCGCCCAGGGCGACACCCCGCTGCTGCTCGACCCGTCGAACGACGCGCTCTCGCGGGCGGTCGAGGCCGACAACCGGCCGCAGCGCGAACGCGCACCGCGTTCCGACCGTGAGCCGCGCACTGAGCGACGGGGACGCGGGGACTACACCGCCTACCGCATCGAGGTCGGTCGCCGCCACCGCGTGGAGCCGCGTCAGATCGTCGGCGCCCTCGCGAACGAGGGCGGCCTCGGACGTGACGACTTCGGCGTGATCAACATCCGCCCGGACTTCTCGACGGTCGAGCTGCCGTCGAACATGGACGCTTCGGTTCTCGAGAAGCTCCGCGACACCCGCATCTCGGGGCGTCTGATCGAGATCAAGCCCGATCGCGGCCCGCGCGGCGGCGCGCGTCGTGACGGCGACCGCTTCGAGCGCCGCGACCGTCCGTCGTACGGCGATCGCGACGACCGTCCGGCACGCGAAGACCGCGAGGACAAGCCGTTCCGCAAGCCCCGCCGCAAGGACTGA
- the gatC gene encoding Asp-tRNA(Asn)/Glu-tRNA(Gln) amidotransferase subunit GatC: protein MSEITPDLVRHLGVLARIQLNDDEVTRLTGQLDAIVDNIAKVSEVATADIVATSHPIPLSNVFRPDEVGHTLTHEQVLQNAPDQADGRFRVTAILGEEQ, encoded by the coding sequence GTGTCTGAAATCACCCCTGATCTTGTGCGCCATCTCGGCGTGCTCGCGCGCATCCAGCTGAACGACGACGAGGTGACGCGGCTCACGGGCCAGCTCGACGCCATCGTCGACAACATCGCCAAGGTGTCCGAGGTCGCCACTGCCGACATCGTCGCCACGAGCCACCCGATCCCGCTGAGCAACGTGTTCCGGCCCGACGAGGTCGGGCACACCCTCACTCACGAGCAGGTGCTCCAGAACGCGCCCGATCAGGCCGACGGCCGGTTCCGCGTGACCGCGATCCTGGGAGAAGAGCAGTGA